The following coding sequences lie in one Arabidopsis thaliana chromosome 3, partial sequence genomic window:
- a CDS encoding GDSL-like Lipase/Acylhydrolase superfamily protein (GDSL-like Lipase/Acylhydrolase superfamily protein; FUNCTIONS IN: lipase activity, hydrolase activity, acting on ester bonds, carboxylesterase activity; INVOLVED IN: lipid metabolic process; LOCATED IN: endomembrane system; EXPRESSED IN: central cell; CONTAINS InterPro DOMAIN/s: Lipase, GDSL, active site (InterPro:IPR008265), Lipase, GDSL (InterPro:IPR001087); BEST Arabidopsis thaliana protein match is: GDSL-like Lipase/Acylhydrolase superfamily protein (TAIR:AT1G59406.1); Has 30201 Blast hits to 17322 proteins in 780 species: Archae - 12; Bacteria - 1396; Metazoa - 17338; Fungi - 3422; Plants - 5037; Viruses - 0; Other Eukaryotes - 2996 (source: NCBI BLink).), with amino-acid sequence MDLHLIGFLLWFFVVQVTTSSAHRNITTTIPALIVFGDSIMDTGNNNDIPTLLKSNFPPYGRDFPGAIPTGRFSDGKVPSDIIAESLGIAKTLPPYLGSNLKPHDLLKGVIFASGGSGYDPLTSTLLSVVSMSDQLKYFQEYLAKIKQHFGEEKVKFILEKSVFLVVSSSNDLAETYWVRSVEYDRNSYAEYLVELASEFIKELSELGAKNIGLFSGVPVGCLPAQRTLFGGFERKCYEKLNNMALHFNSKLSSSLDTLKKELPSRLIFIDVYDTLLDIIKNPTNYGFKVADKGCCGTGKIELMELCNKFTPFTCSDASTHVFFDSYHPSEKAYQIITHKLLAKYRKYLNT; translated from the exons ATGGATCTGCATCTTATAGGTTTTCTCTTGTGGTTTTTTGTTGTACAAGTGACTACAAGCAGTG CTCATAGgaacataacaacaacaataccaGCACTAATAGTTTTTGGAGACTCAATCATGGATACAGGAAATAATAATGACATCCCCACTCTTCTTAAGTCCAATTTTCCTCCCTATGGTCGAGATTTTCCTGGTGCTATTCCTACCGGTAGATTTTCAGACGGGAAAGTTCCATCGGACATCATTG CGGAATCGTTAGGAATAGCAAAAACACTACCACCATATTTAGGCTCGAATCTAAAGCCACATGATCTTCTAAAAGGTGTAATCTTTGCTTCTGGAGGTTCCGGTTATGATCCATTAACATCTACATTACTG TCTGTAGTATCAATGTCAGACCAACTAAAGTATTTTCAAGAATACCTAGCAAAAATTAAGCAAcactttggagaagaaaaagttaagtTCATATTGGAGAAAAGTGTGTTTCTTGTGGTCTCTAGCAGTAATGATCTCGCTGAGACTTATTGGGTTCGATCGGTCGAATATGATCGTAACTCATATGCTGAATATCTGGTTGAGTTGGCTTCAGAGTTCATcaaa GAATTATCTGAACTTGGAGCTAAAAACATTGGACTGTTTAGCGGAGTACCAGTAGGGTGTTTACCCGCGCAAAGAACACTTTTTGGAGGctttgaaagaaaatgttatgaaAAGTTGAATAACATGGCACTTCATTTCAATTCAAAGCTATCTTCTAGTTTGGATACTCTAAAGAAAGAACTGCCCAGCAGACTAATATTTATCGACGTTTACGATACTCTTCTcgatataattaaaaatccTACAAATTACG GATTTAAAGTGGCAGATAAAGGATGTTGTGGTACAGGAAAAATTGAGTTGATGGAATTGTGCAATAAATTTACTCCTTTTACATGTTCGGATGCATCGACTCATGTGTTCTTCGACTCTTATCATCCGAGTGAAAAGGCATATCAGATTATCACTCATAAATTGTTA